The following DNA comes from Deltaproteobacteria bacterium.
TGCAGCCTGACTTTGTCTCCCTGGCCGAGGCATACGGTGCCTCTGCGGCGCGTGTGGCTGACCCTAAGGAGTTACAGCAGGCGCTCGAATGGCTGATGGCCACGCCGGGGACGGCGCTTCTCGATGTTGTAACGGCGCGCGAGGAGAATGTATATCCCATGGTCCCAGCGGGAGGTGCAAGCGATGAGATGATTCTCGATCCCCAGGAGGCTGTGGCCATCGCACAGCGTCTCGGATTCGAAAGCTTCGAGGCGGATTAACCATGAGCTGCATAAACCGTCATATCATCAGTGCCCTGGTGGAGAATCAACACGGCGTTCTTGCTAAGGTTGCCGGCCTTTTTGCCGCCCGGGGTTTTAATATCGAGTCACTGACCGTCGGACCGACTGAAGACACTACAATCTCGCGAATGACTATCGGACTGCTAGCTGACGACGACACGCTGGAACAGGTAATCAAGCAACTGCGTCGGGTCCCTACCACGGTTAAAGTTCAGGATTTCTTTGACACACCGACGATTCAAAGGGAATTGGTGCTAATTCGTGTCCAGGCGGCTGAAAGTGCGCGTCGTCTTGAAGTAATGGAGATTGTTAATGTCTTTAATGGCAAGGTCGTCGATCTTACGCCGAAAGATCTTAGCGCAGAGTTCACGGGTTCAGAACAAAAAATTCAGGCCCTAATTGAATGTCTGCGACCTTTTGGGATCAAGGAACTGGCGCGTTCAGGTAAAGTAGCGCTGGCCCGTAGTCCTATCGCCCTTCGCTAATTGATCTTATGTTTTCAAATCGACCGCGAAGGAACAGAGCGTCGAGTTCTTTGATGAAGTCCTCAGCAGAATCAGGCGCCAATGGCTCAACGCGCATGCATGTAATTATTATTTTTCAATACCTGCGAGCTTCAATTTATCGTTGAGCAACCATGGATTTGCTAAGGCATTGGCCACAAAATTAAGGGCGGCGGCGCAAGCGTCGTATAGTTCGTAATCGCGAGCCAAATAAGCAGTAATGGCAGCCGAAAGCATGCAACCAGTGCCGTGGGTGTTTACATTTAGTATACGATAGCGGGTCCAGCTTGCGGTAATATCATTAGCGGCGAGTATATCAACAGGGTTACCATTAAGATGACCGCCTTTAAGTAGGACTGCACAATTTAATATTTCGCTAAGTTTTAGTG
Coding sequences within:
- the ilvN gene encoding acetolactate synthase small subunit yields the protein MSCINRHIISALVENQHGVLAKVAGLFAARGFNIESLTVGPTEDTTISRMTIGLLADDDTLEQVIKQLRRVPTTVKVQDFFDTPTIQRELVLIRVQAAESARRLEVMEIVNVFNGKVVDLTPKDLSAEFTGSEQKIQALIECLRPFGIKELARSGKVALARSPIALR